The following are encoded in a window of Methanobrevibacter sp. genomic DNA:
- a CDS encoding DUF447 domain-containing protein codes for MAIDLTDIGIEEGQKYEGIYTTMSKDGVKNAAPIGIVCKGKDKLGCRLFVGTKTLKNIMETRKYVVNITFDPINFVNSTIGNLDIEEFTDDEDIAILKNAEAYIICDVTDIRKMDPIKDHVTSNGEAYIISSDVVEIVKNNPCAKALNRGVFALLECLTNYTRLDLVSKEQQDYFIGRFNENNRMIKRVSGPDTIKAMEILKNSMIEKGFDVE; via the coding sequence ATGGCTATTGATTTGACAGATATCGGAATTGAAGAAGGACAGAAATATGAAGGGATTTACACTACCATGAGCAAGGATGGTGTAAAAAATGCAGCGCCAATAGGAATTGTATGCAAAGGCAAGGACAAACTTGGATGCAGATTATTTGTCGGTACCAAAACCCTCAAAAACATTATGGAAACCCGGAAATATGTTGTAAATATAACCTTTGATCCTATAAATTTTGTAAATTCAACCATCGGAAACTTGGATATTGAAGAGTTTACAGATGATGAGGACATTGCAATATTGAAGAATGCAGAGGCATATATCATTTGTGATGTCACAGACATTAGAAAAATGGACCCGATTAAAGACCATGTAACATCAAATGGAGAAGCTTATATCATAAGCAGTGATGTTGTGGAAATCGTCAAGAACAATCCATGTGCAAAGGCTTTAAACAGGGGAGTATTCGCACTTCTGGAATGCCTTACAAACTATACTCGACTTGACCTTGTAAGCAAGGAGCAGCAGGATTATTTCATCGGAAGGTTCAATGAAAACAATCGCATGATTAAGAGGGTTTCAGGACCTGATACGATAAAAGCCATGGAGATTCTTAAAAACAGTATGATAGAAAAGGGTTTTGATGTTGAATAG
- a CDS encoding site-specific DNA-methyltransferase, giving the protein MNKKPETSEPVVIPFDYISNNDCIEGMKDLPDNCVDLIIADPPYNLSKSGDWKWDNSVSLAGMGGNWNITNENWDNMSLNDYLSFSIAWLSEAKRILKPTGSMWIFGTYHNIGIINIVCQMLNIEIINEVIWYKKNAFPNLSGRRMTASHETILWVHSGNKKREYYFDYEYSKNGEFPGDELKSPGKQMRTVWDLSNNKKREELKYGKHPTQKPIKVLTRMIKLSSKPGDIMLTPFAGAGSECVAAKMTGRHYIGFEVEKEYCDISEERLSHTEKESEQMTLFQVLKGEKENDKTSD; this is encoded by the coding sequence ATGAATAAAAAACCAGAGACAAGTGAACCAGTTGTTATACCATTTGATTATATTTCAAACAATGATTGCATAGAAGGGATGAAGGATCTTCCTGATAATTGTGTGGACTTGATTATTGCGGACCCCCCTTATAACCTTTCAAAAAGTGGAGATTGGAAATGGGATAATAGTGTTTCTTTAGCTGGAATGGGTGGAAACTGGAATATTACGAATGAAAACTGGGACAATATGTCCCTTAATGATTATTTGAGCTTTTCTATAGCTTGGCTTTCTGAGGCCAAGAGAATACTAAAACCCACAGGGTCAATGTGGATTTTTGGAACGTATCATAACATAGGAATCATTAATATTGTATGCCAAATGCTAAATATTGAGATTATAAATGAGGTTATCTGGTACAAGAAGAATGCATTTCCAAATCTTTCTGGTAGACGCATGACAGCAAGTCATGAGACTATACTCTGGGTTCATTCCGGAAACAAAAAAAGGGAATATTACTTTGACTATGAATATTCAAAAAATGGAGAATTTCCTGGTGATGAGCTAAAATCACCTGGCAAGCAGATGAGAACTGTATGGGATCTCTCTAATAATAAGAAACGAGAAGAACTTAAATATGGAAAACATCCTACTCAGAAACCTATTAAAGTATTAACAAGAATGATTAAGCTGTCTTCTAAACCTGGGGATATTATGCTGACTCCATTCGCAGGTGCAGGAAGCGAATGTGTTGCAGCAAAGATGACAGGACGTCATTATATAGGTTTTGAAGTTGAAAAAGAGTATTGCGATATTTCAGAGGAAAGACTATCACATACAGAAAAGGAAAGTGAGCAAATGACTTTATTCCAAGTATTGAAAGGAGAAAAAGAAAATGATAAAACCAGTGATTAA
- a CDS encoding type II CAAX endopeptidase family protein: protein MAGPDFLRAVLYGGYEILVSPMAMFFMDLIIIMFIPSLYIASKVVKDRPFSSYSSSRGGWNFKLYFKALIIPMILFIVYMIAETAIKGPEGTSNFSIAFLLLLFISVPLQCIAEEYMFRGFIMQTFGAWFKMPVLAIVLQAILFTVCHQYNILGLFETLVTGLGFGFLAWKTNGLEISSALHTANNFAVGLFVMLGLKASTSSPQLWEVVASIVFLIILFIIMYYVGNKTNWFGEISENSQNR, encoded by the coding sequence ATGGCGGGTCCTGATTTTTTAAGGGCTGTTCTTTATGGAGGATATGAAATACTTGTATCTCCAATGGCGATGTTCTTTATGGATTTAATTATCATTATGTTTATCCCTTCATTATATATTGCATCAAAAGTTGTTAAGGATAGGCCATTTTCATCTTATTCCTCTTCACGTGGAGGATGGAATTTCAAGCTCTATTTCAAGGCATTGATAATTCCGATGATACTGTTCATAGTATATATGATTGCAGAAACTGCCATTAAAGGACCGGAAGGCACATCTAATTTCTCAATAGCATTTCTCCTTTTACTTTTTATTTCTGTACCTCTCCAATGCATTGCAGAAGAATATATGTTCAGAGGGTTTATTATGCAGACATTTGGGGCTTGGTTTAAGATGCCAGTTTTGGCGATAGTCCTTCAAGCCATATTATTTACAGTATGCCATCAATATAACATCTTAGGACTCTTTGAAACATTAGTTACAGGTCTTGGTTTTGGATTTTTGGCTTGGAAAACAAATGGTTTGGAAATAAGCTCTGCCCTTCATACTGCGAATAATTTTGCAGTTGGCTTATTTGTTATGCTTGGACTTAAAGCATCAACTTCCTCTCCACAATTATGGGAAGTTGTGGCATCAATTGTTTTCTTAATTATATTATTCATCATAATGTATTATGTTGGCAATAAAACCAATTGGTTTGGAGAAATCTCAGAAAACTCTCAAAATAGATGA
- a CDS encoding DNA adenine methylase, whose protein sequence is MIKPVIKWSGSKRSQSEKIKSFLPKTYNTYYEPFIGGGSMLYAISPEKSVCGDICEPLIDLWKEIRDNPQKLSEEYRDRWTRLQEEGYTAYYEIRDDFNRDKSPYDLMFLSRTCVNGLIRFNNKGEFNNSLHYSRKGINPNTLDKIIMDWSQHIQNTEFYAEDYNITTATAKAGDIVYLDPPYFHTKGRYFGTIDFDRFVEYLEDLNQRGIKWILSFDGKRGKEDYTVDIPRELYKRHEFITSGNSTFKKVIDKETEKVLESLYLNY, encoded by the coding sequence ATGATAAAACCAGTGATTAAGTGGAGTGGAAGTAAACGCTCTCAGTCTGAAAAGATTAAATCTTTTCTTCCAAAAACTTATAATACATATTATGAACCATTTATTGGTGGTGGATCAATGCTATATGCAATTAGTCCTGAAAAGAGCGTATGTGGGGATATTTGTGAACCTCTGATTGATTTGTGGAAAGAGATACGTGATAATCCCCAGAAGCTTTCAGAAGAATACCGTGATAGATGGACAAGACTTCAGGAGGAAGGATATACTGCTTACTATGAGATTCGTGATGATTTCAATCGCGATAAGTCCCCTTATGATTTAATGTTCCTATCTAGAACATGTGTAAATGGCCTTATTAGATTTAATAACAAAGGAGAATTTAACAACTCTCTGCATTATTCTCGTAAGGGTATAAATCCCAATACATTAGACAAGATAATTATGGATTGGTCTCAGCATATACAAAATACAGAATTTTATGCGGAAGATTATAATATAACAACAGCAACAGCAAAGGCCGGTGATATTGTTTATTTGGATCCACCATATTTTCACACTAAAGGCAGATATTTTGGAACTATCGATTTTGATAGGTTCGTGGAATACTTAGAAGATCTCAATCAAAGGGGGATAAAGTGGATTTTATCATTTGATGGAAAAAGGGGAAAAGAAGATTACACAGTTGATATTCCAAGAGAATTGTACAAGAGACACGAGTTTATTACTTCAGGAAATTCAACTTTTAAGAAAGTAATAGATAAAGAGACCGAGAAGGTCCTCGAGTCTCTTTACCTAAACTATTAA
- a CDS encoding YciI family protein, with the protein MNAYAVVSHFREDIPEQKEVMAILKEHLKYFAKCSEEGKVLIAGPHAQEDGSYGGGGVMVLKTNSKEEAEELMANDPFVAKNIVDYTIYEFRVVNLRPELEEWFKS; encoded by the coding sequence ATGAATGCATATGCAGTCGTATCTCATTTTAGAGAAGACATACCAGAACAAAAAGAAGTAATGGCAATATTAAAAGAACACTTGAAATATTTCGCAAAATGTAGTGAAGAAGGCAAAGTCCTTATTGCAGGTCCCCATGCTCAAGAAGATGGCTCCTATGGTGGAGGCGGAGTCATGGTATTGAAAACTAATTCAAAAGAAGAAGCTGAAGAGCTTATGGCAAATGATCCATTTGTAGCAAAAAACATTGTAGATTACACAATCTATGAATTTAGAGTAGTTAATCTAAGACCTGAATTAGAAGAATGGTTCAAATCTTAA
- a CDS encoding AarF/ABC1/UbiB kinase family protein, whose protein sequence is MAKEDKKASRQRFDEIMGVAKKHHLAKLLKDNQDDEDFEVSDLRYAMEECGPAFIKLGQLLATRPDMVGNDIADDLKLLRDNTPVTPFDEMRKVIEDELGQPLEEIYSEFNEEPLGSASIGQVYKARLKDRDMEVAVKVQKPGIYDVIVPDVKILNKVAGTVDKHVSGSRTYNLPAMAKEFERSIFKELNYMEEVKNINKITKNFEEIDYIKIPEVYPEYCSSKVITMELIDGYELPDLYDTEVEGINNAEIAQYGCQSYLKQVLIDGFFHADPHPGNLFVTRDNRLCYIDFGMMGVVNDTFRSNFAQLILLLLDGNSHHLINQMLYMNIISPEQNTEEFQEDVDDLLNSYIGVDMDQMDGIFDDLMNVMINHNIILPREFVMIGRGIILIEEAGDKLDPHFNLTSELEKFAKDMIKSKFAPGNLVGGGFNYIVEIEHLLKDLPDRLNSTLNKLEAGEIELNMNHTGLDELKDQLSISLIISALLVGSSIAILADKGPRVWDISAIGFFGFLISAILGVYIIIKFIRTER, encoded by the coding sequence ATGGCGAAAGAAGATAAGAAAGCATCAAGACAACGTTTTGATGAGATTATGGGTGTTGCAAAGAAACACCACTTGGCAAAATTATTGAAGGACAACCAAGACGATGAGGACTTTGAAGTTTCAGACTTAAGATATGCAATGGAAGAGTGCGGTCCTGCATTCATCAAATTAGGTCAGCTATTGGCTACAAGGCCGGATATGGTCGGTAATGACATAGCAGATGACTTGAAGCTGCTTAGGGACAACACTCCGGTGACTCCTTTTGATGAGATGAGAAAGGTCATTGAAGATGAACTCGGACAGCCATTGGAAGAGATATACTCAGAATTCAATGAAGAGCCTCTCGGTTCCGCTTCAATCGGACAGGTATATAAGGCAAGACTGAAAGACCGTGACATGGAAGTTGCCGTAAAGGTTCAAAAGCCAGGCATCTATGATGTCATCGTACCTGATGTAAAGATATTGAATAAGGTTGCCGGAACCGTAGACAAGCATGTTTCAGGTTCCAGAACATATAACCTGCCTGCAATGGCTAAGGAATTCGAAAGGTCAATCTTCAAGGAACTTAACTACATGGAAGAGGTTAAGAACATCAATAAGATAACAAAGAACTTTGAAGAGATTGACTATATCAAGATACCTGAAGTATATCCTGAATACTGTTCCTCCAAAGTCATAACCATGGAGCTCATTGACGGATACGAATTGCCTGACCTCTATGACACTGAAGTTGAAGGCATCAACAATGCGGAAATCGCACAATACGGATGCCAATCCTATTTGAAACAGGTATTGATTGACGGATTCTTCCATGCAGACCCACACCCAGGTAACCTATTTGTAACTCGTGACAACAGACTCTGTTACATTGACTTTGGAATGATGGGAGTGGTCAATGACACTTTCAGATCAAACTTCGCTCAATTGATTCTTCTCCTATTGGATGGAAACTCACATCATTTGATCAATCAAATGCTTTACATGAACATCATAAGTCCGGAACAGAACACTGAGGAATTCCAGGAAGATGTCGATGATCTTTTGAATTCATACATCGGCGTTGACATGGACCAAATGGATGGAATATTCGATGACCTGATGAATGTAATGATCAACCACAATATCATTCTTCCAAGGGAATTCGTAATGATCGGAAGGGGAATAATCCTCATTGAGGAAGCTGGAGACAAATTGGATCCACACTTCAATCTCACAAGCGAGCTTGAAAAATTCGCTAAGGATATGATAAAATCAAAATTCGCACCAGGAAACCTTGTAGGTGGCGGATTCAACTATATTGTAGAAATCGAGCACTTATTGAAAGACTTGCCTGACAGACTCAACAGCACTCTCAATAAGCTTGAGGCAGGGGAAATCGAACTCAATATGAACCACACCGGTTTGGATGAGTTGAAGGACCAATTGTCCATATCACTGATCATTTCCGCGTTGCTTGTCGGTTCATCTATTGCTATTTTAGCGGACAAGGGACCAAGGGTATGGGACATTTCAGCCATCGGATTCTTCGGATTCCTAATCAGCGCAATTCTTGGAGTATACATTATCATTAAGTTCATACGCACTGAAAGGTAA
- the asd gene encoding aspartate-semialdehyde dehydrogenase: MVKVGVLGATGMVGQRFIQLLADHPDFEIAALAASGRSAGKKYEDATTWYMNSEMPESVRDITVIETDPAQMDKDVEIVFSSLPADFAAKVEPEYAKDFVVASNASAMRMKKDIPLVIPEVNPQFLDMIEAQQKNNNWDGFIVTNPNCSTIALTLTLKPIYDNFNINRIYVSTMQAVSGAGYNGVPSMAILDNLVPYIGGEEEKMESETLHLLGSLDGDEVVPANFSLSASCHRVPVIDGHTEAVFVELDEEADIDKIKKTMADFRGLPQELDLHSAPKQPVIVKEEDDRPQPRMDRMAYGGMAATVGRVRKDQAFDNSFKYVLVGHNTIRGAAGASILNAELINKQIL; this comes from the coding sequence ATGGTAAAAGTAGGTGTACTTGGTGCAACTGGAATGGTAGGTCAAAGATTCATCCAACTGTTGGCAGATCACCCTGATTTTGAAATCGCTGCACTTGCAGCATCAGGAAGATCCGCAGGCAAAAAGTATGAAGACGCTACCACTTGGTATATGAATAGTGAAATGCCTGAATCCGTAAGGGACATTACTGTAATTGAAACCGATCCTGCACAAATGGACAAGGATGTTGAAATCGTATTCTCCTCACTTCCTGCTGATTTTGCAGCTAAAGTCGAACCGGAATATGCAAAGGATTTTGTAGTGGCTTCAAATGCAAGTGCTATGCGTATGAAAAAGGACATTCCTTTAGTAATTCCAGAGGTAAACCCACAATTCCTGGATATGATTGAAGCACAACAGAAAAACAACAACTGGGACGGATTCATTGTAACAAACCCTAACTGTTCCACAATTGCATTGACTTTAACTTTAAAACCGATTTATGACAATTTCAACATAAACAGAATTTATGTTTCAACCATGCAAGCCGTTTCAGGAGCAGGTTACAACGGTGTTCCTTCAATGGCTATCTTGGACAACTTGGTTCCATACATCGGTGGAGAAGAAGAGAAGATGGAAAGTGAAACATTGCACTTATTAGGTTCCCTTGACGGGGATGAAGTTGTTCCTGCAAACTTTTCATTAAGCGCTTCCTGTCACAGAGTGCCTGTCATTGACGGTCACACTGAAGCGGTATTCGTAGAGTTGGATGAAGAGGCAGACATTGACAAGATTAAAAAGACAATGGCTGACTTCAGAGGTCTTCCACAAGAATTAGATCTTCATTCTGCTCCAAAACAACCTGTCATAGTCAAAGAGGAAGATGACAGACCTCAACCAAGAATGGACAGAATGGCATATGGCGGTATGGCTGCTACAGTAGGCAGAGTCAGAAAAGATCAAGCATTTGATAACAGTTTCAAATATGTTCTTGTAGGGCATAATACTATTAGAGGTGCTGCTGGTGCTTCTATATTGAATGCTGAATTGATTAATAAACAAATTTTATAA
- the dapB gene encoding 4-hydroxy-tetrahydrodipicolinate reductase: MIKVAVTGAAGRMGSGIIRKISEQDDMEVVAAIEMPNTPLAGVDAGEKAGIGNIGVPIVGSEDLEKALKESGAEVLVDFTIAPAAVETIKRAAACGVNLVVGTTGFTEEMAQGNADVIKENNIKAVISSNFSIGVNVFFKVLKDLTPILNDFDIEIIEAHHNQKADAPSGTAMTAFEVVAGALGRNPEEVGIYGRQGQVGKRTKEEIGMHAVRGGDIVGDHTVLYVGDGERLEVKHMAHTREVFIAGVIRALRFVGSAEPGKVNDMADVLGI; encoded by the coding sequence GGATGATATGGAAGTAGTGGCAGCTATTGAAATGCCAAACACTCCTTTAGCTGGCGTAGATGCTGGTGAAAAAGCTGGAATCGGTAATATTGGAGTTCCTATTGTCGGTTCAGAAGACTTGGAAAAGGCATTGAAAGAATCTGGAGCTGAAGTTTTGGTTGATTTCACCATTGCTCCTGCTGCTGTTGAAACTATTAAAAGAGCTGCTGCTTGTGGAGTGAACCTTGTTGTAGGAACCACAGGATTTACCGAAGAAATGGCTCAAGGAAATGCAGATGTAATCAAGGAAAATAACATCAAGGCTGTAATTTCCTCCAACTTCTCCATTGGAGTAAATGTGTTCTTTAAGGTATTGAAAGACTTGACTCCAATATTGAATGATTTTGACATTGAAATCATTGAAGCTCACCACAATCAAAAGGCAGATGCTCCTTCCGGAACTGCAATGACTGCATTTGAAGTAGTTGCAGGTGCTTTAGGAAGAAATCCGGAAGAAGTGGGAATCTATGGCAGACAAGGTCAAGTGGGCAAAAGAACCAAAGAGGAAATCGGTATGCATGCAGTACGTGGTGGAGACATTGTAGGTGACCACACAGTATTGTATGTTGGAGATGGTGAAAGACTTGAAGTGAAACACATGGCACATACCAGAGAGGTATTCATTGCCGGTGTTATCAGAGCCTTAAGATTCGTAGGTTCAGCAGAGCCTGGAAAAGTAAATGATATGGCTGATGTTTTAGGAATCTAA